The region TTTTCGCATTGGTATTAACTTCAAATCCTGGTGCCAATGATTTCATTATTCCTAATAAACTATATTTAAAAATACTCGAAAAGTTAAGAGAATTAGAACCTAAATATAAAGATCAAATAGGCATAGTCGTTGGTGCCACTCAAAAAGAATATTTTGACGAGATAGTTGAGAAATCAGAAGGCATGATTTATTTAATACCAGGGATAGGAAGTCAAGGTGGTAAAATAGAAGACTTAAAAATCCTTGTAGAAAAGGGTAAAACAATGGTTATAAACGTGTCAAGGGGGATAATCTTTTCAGAAGATCCAAAAAGAGAGATCATAAAATTAAGAGAGGATTTGAGAGGTTTAACCTCTTAATTCCCCTCTTTTATCATTTTGTAATTACAGTACCAGTTTTTCCTTCAAGTGCTTCTTCTAATGTTTGAAGATCCGTTATTAAGGCGGATCTTCCTGTATGTTCAACAAACTCTATACAAGCTTCTATCTTTGGGAGCATACTCCCTTTAGAAAAGTGCCCTTCATTAATATACCTTTTTGCTTCTTCCACGGTCATTGAAGAAATAGCCTGCTGATTTGGTTTATTGTAGTTTATATACACCTTTTCAACTGCTGTAAGAATAATAAGCTCATCCGCATCAAGCTTAATTGCTAGAAGTGCTGAAGCCCTATCTTTGTCTATTACCCCTTCTATACCCTTTATTTGATTGTTTTCCTTAATTACAGGGATTCCACCACCGCCAGCTGCTATGATTATTGTTTCGTTTTTAATTAACTTTTTTATTGCCTCAATTTCAATAATATCAAGAGGTATCGGGGAAGGAACTACCCTTCTGTATCCTCTACCAGCATCTTCAATCATATTCCAACCTTTTTCTATAGTTAAACTCTCAGCTTCACTTTTTGAATAGAAAGGTCCTATCGGTTTTGAAGGATTATGAAATGCTTGATCGTTTTTGTCTACTAAAACCTGAGTAACAACGCAAGCTACGTCTTTTTTTATCCCCTCACTAGACAACGTGTTTTTTAGAGATTGAGCAATCATATAGCCCAAATATCCTTGAGTCATTGCACCATTCACGTCAAGTGGAAATGGTGGAATTATATCTTTTGCAACCTCTTGTTGTACAAGGATGTTTCCCACTTGTGGACCGTTTCCATGGGTAATAACTATCTTATAATTTTTTCTTACAAAACTAACCAGACACTTC is a window of Defluviitoga tunisiensis DNA encoding:
- the arcC gene encoding carbamate kinase is translated as MKEKLAIVAIGGNALNKPKESPTAENIFKNLEFTSKCLVSFVRKNYKIVITHGNGPQVGNILVQQEVAKDIIPPFPLDVNGAMTQGYLGYMIAQSLKNTLSSEGIKKDVACVVTQVLVDKNDQAFHNPSKPIGPFYSKSEAESLTIEKGWNMIEDAGRGYRRVVPSPIPLDIIEIEAIKKLIKNETIIIAAGGGGIPVIKENNQIKGIEGVIDKDRASALLAIKLDADELIILTAVEKVYINYNKPNQQAISSMTVEEAKRYINEGHFSKGSMLPKIEACIEFVEHTGRSALITDLQTLEEALEGKTGTVITK